TGAAAAAACGCTGTGCTTATGGAGCGCTCACAAACGCTCCCAGCTGGGTGGGAGCACCTGGCGTTTTCAGCTGGGATGAaacactttggtggacacagAGCCTTACTCTCAGAATGCTTTGAAGCCATTTTCGAAGTGGCCAATCAGTGTTACTGCAATTTCCTAGgtctgtcacgtgatgccattgggcccataAAGACGTTTTCTCATAGACTTACAATGCAAGAGAAACGTCTagaaatcagtggatacatttttttttgaacattacAACCCCCTTAAATGACTTGTTCCACTATCTAGATTTAACTCATATGGTCCAATAATGTTTGGAAGGACTAAAAGAGCCACAACATGCAATTATTCAATCACAACTCAAGTTAGCGGAGCACTAAACCAGAAGTCACCCGCTGCTTGGCCGTGCTTTGCCGTGTTCACCTGCTTCAAGTCTCTAGTCAGTCCCATGGAAAtctgctcagccttgcagcaaattttccccagtggccacttgcagtactgcagcaaaaaaaatccttttagcccagaaagcattttccccatagaccatcACTGTAGCCAACAAGACACATCTgtaaactgttgacaggacacctcaaactgcaaacaaggtcaatcaGGGTTTTTTCTATTCTGAATTTTTAAGCCATGGTGGTCTTATATTTGTAAACATTCCTCAAGCTGAGAAAAGCGATTAAAAAATCTGTAAAGTCTATAGGGTGAGTGGGCACTCACGAGCAGgaccagcaggagaaacactactcCGTATATAGTAGGCCGCATACTGTGGAAGTAAACCAGAAAGCTAGAAAACCTTTTTGGTGTTTGCGCCAGGTGAGCAACTCAGTGGAATGAGCAGGCGCCATCTTCGCATCCAGTACCTAGTTGTTATTAAAATCTACGTCTATAGTGTGCCTGCTCCATAGGCCCAATGATGCAGAGGCAGCGTCCATCATCCAGGCAATTTCTGTAGCCCTGCCTCCAATGCTCTATCCAGGTTTCATATTACATCCACGCTTTAAACTCACAACTCAAATGGATTTTTCACATGGCCTGAATCCTCTTCCATGCTGATATAATGTTacatataaacaataaaaaacggAAGTGAATAAAGGCACGCACTGTTAAGATGTGAAAGGTATGGCCGGAACAGCACCTCGTTATGCTGTGTCACTTGACACACACTCAGACCatgctgtcctcctcctccctcctcctcctcagtgtggCCAAAGTGGACGGGCGTGACTTGCGCGTGCTCTACATCATTGGTGTAAAACAGAGAGCTGTTGTGTTTCTGGGCGTTGAAACCTGCCTCCGTTTATAAGGGTTCAGCTTCTGTTATGTATCCAGTCGAGGTGGACACACTATTTGCCTTTCCTGCTGCATCTCGTCTTTAAGAAGACATTTGTGTCGCTCCTAAACCTGCCGGTAAGTTTTTACAGACTTTTTAACGTCAGCTCAACGTTAACAACTGAACATAGTCCCGGTGCTCagccctgattggctgactgagCCAGGCTTTCTTAAACTCCAGATAAACACGCACCGGCCGCATAAcggaaaatgtaaatgttatagACTCACATAGACAATTACAACAAAACTATCAGTCTCATGACAGTTTATTTTTACAACAGGCCtattatttacatattaatGTCTGAAATTAgaatttgtgttattttctcTTAGTCTACCttatatgtgtgtgaatgtaataCCACTCACACCTAAATTGATTAAGAATCATAAAGagaataaaagttttatttgtgtattgGTGTAAATTAAAATTTTGTCTGCATTTTCAGctaacaaaacaaaccaaaaaagtaaatgaaatgATTTAGTGACCACTTTTTTACTATTGTGAAGATCAcaaccaacaaaaaacaaacaaacaaatattttgtcATATGTTATGAAGCATTTCTAAGACgtgtttaaaaacaaacttcacaACAGCAAAAGCAAGGCTGGACATGGCATGTCTGGGATCCTGAGCAGAACCACCCAACCCCACCCTAAAAAGAAGATCTCTAAATGATAGCAGACATGTGTTAACATGTTCTGCCCAAAACATTGCAGaatatatttaaaaagcaaatacaGAAATTCATTTGTATTTATAATTTGCCTGTTTCTGGGTCCCCTGGTGTCCACAGGAGCCGCTTAAATCATACATACCCCCAGCTGGCTCTGGCTGTTTGCAGTTTGTCTTTTACAGTACCTGAAAACCAGTTCTACACTCACCACCTACATGAATATGTATTAATGTCTAGCCCTGAGCCTTGTCAAACTGTCTTCACTCTTAGGCATGACACTGAACACTATTAAGACTTTCAAGCTGGAGCTGGACGGTCCAGCCGATGCAGCGTTCACCGGTGGGGAGGTGGTGTCCGGCCAGGTGGTCCTGGAGCTCCGGAGGGACACCAGAGTGCAGTCCATGAAGGTGCAGGGCAGAGGGGTGGCCACGGCACACTGGCTGGAGAACCGCGGCATGAACTCTGTCTACAATGACTACACCTCCAAGATCACGTACTTCAGGAAGAGACAGCATCTGATCAGAGGTCAGTGGCGAAAGGCTGCAGATAGTGTTTATGTCCTGTATCGTTAGTATTCTGCATGTTTATTTATAAAGGTGGCTGCAGAATAAGCACAAGTAAACACCCAGGTGGATTACAGCTGCAGCTGGTGATGTTGTTCCTAACAAGTAACCAACTGAAATTTCCATATAATGTTTTACAAGTACAACATCCTTAATTTTTCAACATAGAGCTTGTTTTGATTTATAatttagcaaaataaaaacattttaataggGCTTGTTCAGGGGACAGAGCCAATCTAAATGTGTCCAAAGGTGACTGGAGATAATTGATTAACTATGACTGTTTGAAAATGCAAAACAGTGCCTTCTCTTATAAAAGAAAGGGGCACAGTTACATCATTTGTGCTgactttgtttgtattttgtccCCTACTAAGTAGCTTTGCTGTGATATACATAGTAACTGTACATCAGcatgtactgcagctgctggATGCAAAAGTTCTCCAGTCTGAATAATGTGGTGTAAAACTGCTGATTTGCTCTTTCATGCGCCAGCTGATAGCCTCTGCGTCTTGTAGTCACTGCAGTTTGCAAAATGAAGCCACCTGGGCCAAATGTGTTGCATGGAAACCTGGAAGAGAAGTCGACACCAGCCTGTCCAGATACATCTGCCAGATAACCTAATCCTAACATTAAACACAAATCCATTAGTGCCAAGTCCAAATAAACACAACAGGTTTACCGAGGGCTGCGTTGTACAGGACATGAAGCTGTTGAGTGTGAAATTCCCCCGGTGTGGAAGTCACCAGGCAACCTAAAATCAGAGAGGCAGAAAATAAAGGCCATAGTAGCTGAGTAAATATAATGCAGCCCGTGGTTAATGTTTCATCAGATGCTCTGTAAATAGTGTAGTTGGTTTGACTCCCCAGTCTGGTCGGACAGGTAAACATGATGAAGACTTAGATAAGAGCAGGATTTGGGTTGTTGCTTTTGcagaatacacaaacacatttgaaagGATTTGAACCTTGTGTAGGATATCACACTGCATCTTATTTACAGATCATTTGCAGTAGCTGTGAAGGTGCTGTGGTTAAATGTGCACTGAGCAGGTTTTCTGTGTTAATAATATCTAGTGCGCATTTCAGCCTAAATACTGTGATCACAAAAAGTAGCTCATCACCCATTAACTGAGATGCTGTCGGCTGCGACTAACATATATTTCAATTATCAGTTATCCATCAGTGCTTTATTCattatgaaatataaaatattaagcaTGTAATTTGCCAGTTACCATCAGTTAACATGTCACAAACTGCTAactcactgctgctgcaaaaaaaaaagattcatcagtggtgtagtggagcgTATACTCAGGCCTTCGGGGTACACCCatctctttttctggctgttaacagtatacccacctatcagccaaaggCCATGGGGATATATAGCAGAGCAGTATaaccacttcctcctcagtaaccaacctatctacctagtagtGCATCAACTTCATCACCTACTCCACTGAAAACATTAATTTGATGTGAGATGCTGAAGAAAACAACTGTAGGCCTACAACATCTGTAAATAGCAAGTGTTTGGTATTCTTCCTGTATGAATTATCATCAGTTGACCGTTTATCAATATTATCATCAATGTCATGCTGATTAAGCAATTGTTCAAGCAGTACTGTTGCTTTATCTTTCCTGCCAAAATAAATTGCAGTGTTGATGTGGTCACCGGTGAGAAAACTGCTGAAAATCACAACTGAAACAACAACAGGGAAATCCAGAGCAGCCTGTGTGAGTCACATGGCTCTCTTTCGTCTGCAGGGTCGTTTCTCTCATCCCTTTGATATACAGTAAAGAAGAAAGGCAATGTTATGTTCTATACCAGAATATTATATCAATTTGTCATCCATCTGAAATGTTGCTATAGAACTTTTACCATGGTATTTATCCCTCTAATATGTCTGAGACTCAATTAGCAGCATTTCTTCTACAACAGCACTggatttttatattattattacatcaTTACAGTGAAGTACTTAGTTTTGTGTTACATTTTTATGGACTAGACTGGGTGTCACCAGACAGGATATCTCAATAATGCAAGTTTGGGTGAGGGTTAAGGGATTTGGAGTCACTTTAATACTCTGCTTTAACTTCAGATGGCTACTAAATAATAGGGTTTCTCACAAAATTCCCAAATTACTCTGATGATACAATATATTAGAGGTCTTTTAAGACCTTTATTATAAATctaaaaagtaataaaactgGAGATAATTCAGTAATGCAGTGtataaagtcaaataaaaccacattgaaaatcaaaacaaaaggtTCTGAAATATTCCTTTGTTGTtaggaaagaaaacagtgttGAAATCACCAGCATTACTTCTGCTTCCTCATCCAGAATATTTGCAAAATCCATGCCACTGATTCATTAATGGACCTAACTCTTTTGTCAAATTACATGCAATTTTGCTTTCTGGATTGTGGACAATTACCACCAGTAGAGAGGCTAAGGTGCTGTTAGCACTTGGGCGGCTTGAACTGCAAATGCCTCTCAAACAGACATTCTGTACAGACCAGTGCTATCTGCAGAATCTGTCCAGGAAATTACAGCACTAATTGTTTTTGCAAAGCTTCAACCTTCTCACATGTTAGTTTGCACGTGCAAGCGATTGTGCAAAGACGTAAATGTTAAAAAGAAGAAGTGAGGGTGTTGTGTTCTTGTGTTGCTCGGGACAAGAGGCGAGGAGAAAGTGAAAGGCAGacgagagaggaaggaaggaggaaggggtgggggctttttaaaaaatgcaggcTGTGTCGCCGTGGCAACCAGGAAAACAACACGTGGCTCCCCTTGGCCCCGTCCTCCTCCACCACACagcctgctcctgctgctgctgctggtctccatttattttacaaaatggtGTCATGTTCCACTCATTTATCTTTCAGTTTGTcataaacaattttttttaggctgattgtttttctctttaaagGCAGGAATGTAGTTGAGTTTCTTTGgagacttgtttttttgtttttaggagTTGCTCCAGTTTTAGGAGGTggaagctttaaaaaaaatgtgtcatgcAAACACCAGTGAAGAGTTACACAATCATAAAGCTTCTCTGTTGTGAATATGTGGGGCTTCATTGTTAATATTTGCTCTAACATGCTGCGCACTCAGCAGCCCTCTGGGTCAACAAAGAAAAACTCACGTGGATAAATATGTTTACCGTTGTCTGCAGCAGTGGGGAACATGTTTTCAGCCACGATTAGGGCGATCTCACTGAGTCATCTGCACAGCAGGAACATTTATCAGGCCCATCATCTCTGCAGAGACCAACATGTTTGTCTTATCAGGAGCGAGGCAGGGAGACGTGGTAGAGCCAGGCTGCTGCTCCTGGTCACCAGCAGGTGGCGGGCTGGACTCCATTTCACCCCAGGCCAGAACTTCCTGAATGTATTTTAAGCAAAAACTGACAAATTGATGCAAACTGGACCACTGACGTCCCAAATATGACTCAGTTCTGCTGCAAGGAggacacatttttcacattaagTGATTATACCAATGGAAAGATGCAGGGAAACCTTGTGCTTTTGCCTTTATGCTAGCATGCAAGGATATACTCTATTGGAAAATCCATGCGTCATAATTCTGTGAGCACCATCTACCTAAAGCCGTACAACTTTTCCCACATCCTCATACATCTCCAGTCCAGTTCAGGCTGTGTTGAAAACATCCTGGTTGTTCTTACAGCTGTGCACACTGCCTCCACATCACCATGTGGTGGCACCGGAGAGCTACCTCCTCACTCCCAGGGAACAAAGGAGTaaacaactttgtttttctcagacCAGACTTGACTTTTGTATGAGGACTTTGCATGAAGTGAGCAACCCAGCTGGGAAATAAAGTAGAGTTTGTTTAGTTAAATGATTGCTGcaaaattttaaagaaaaatcaatTTTGCTCCAAATTGGCTTTGTTTGCAAAAGTTTGAAGTGAATTTGGGGTATTTAATAGGCTGCATGGGTGCTTAGATTCATGCAAGTTGTTGCACAAGTTTTTGGGGACTTCCTCTTGAGGAGTCTCTTCATTACTGAACTTTGAATGTCCCCTTATGCAGTCATAAGGGGGATTTGATGGCATAAGTTACGTGCTTTGGTGCATAGCTGTGTATTTCCCATGTGCTGCCTAACAGCATGTTTTTGCAACATGGAAGAAGTGGAGTAAACAGCTTTGGTTCCTGAGTGCAACTATTTTCCTCTGAGCTGTGCAGGGCGGATCTCTGCCAGACGGAGGCATGCTCAGTAAGCCTGTTTTCTTCTAAGAACCTGTAACCATCAATCACCAGCAGGCCctgttttcctctctgctgcctcCACACCCAGTCTGCATGTTTATTATGATGCGTTCACACTCCGTCGGTAAATGTGAGGGTTGTGAAAAGAGCAGCTCACTAAGTTGTAAAGTGGGCCGAGGAAGTGGGGTTTTTAAGTTTTGTGACAGTGAAGCttttgagtttgtttgtttgtttgtgtgtctataTCTTTATAGTGGTTGTTATATTTGGTTAAGTTGACACCATGGGTTGGTTTTGTCTCAGTCTTTGTCCGGACATGTTTTGCTGTCTCCTGCTACACCGAGAAGACAACCTGTTAGTACACAGAAAAATAAGAATAAGTAAATTAAGCAAACAATATTTCGGCCTAATTAGAACTTTCCCCTTTGTCTTATGATGCTTTAAACATGACAACAACCTACCACCAAAAATCAATTTTTGTTACAGTGGCAGTCTCAAACCTGGATGTGAAGTCGGGTTTTGATATCATCCATTCCCCCCTCAGTGTCTGAAagtgtttattattatcacaaacagctgctgtggtGTTTGCTCACCGTCTGAAACTTTCTTGATAgtatttgttgttgattttgacTAAGTAGCCAAATGCAGCCACATGTCTAACTTAGAAGTGTAACGCTGAGACGTCCGTGCCAAGGAGGAGCACCTGAAGGCCGCGCCAGCCTTCTCCCCTCTCCTGAGGCCTTACATAATAAATTTCGAAGCCCCGCCCACTTTCTCAGCCTGATAATAGGACTGCAGACAGAAAGTGCTCCACAGTTTGAGCTCTAAACAAGTGAACAAAATCATCTGCAACTGGAAGAACCACTCTGAATAAGTTTCTACTGCGGAACAAGAACAAAGGAGTCACCAAGTGTTGCGTTTGAGAGGACACGCACAACTTGCAAATATGATTTTCGACAAGGTGAAAAAGTTTGACATCGTCTTTGACTCTCCGGAGGTGGACTGTCCTCCGGTGTTCAGCAGTGGGGACGTGGTGTCCGGCCGGGTAATTTTGGACCTGTCCGGGGAGAGTCGGGTGGACTCCCTGAAGCTTCACGCCGAGGGATTTGCGAAAGTGCACTGGACTGAGTCCCGGTCCGCCGGCTCCAGCACCGCGTACACGCAGAACTACAGCGACGAGGTGGAGTACCTGAACCGGAGAGAGGTGctgctgcaggcaggtcagtccgCTGTGCAGGCACTGTGATGGGGATGGGGATGGGGGCGTCTTGTCTGTAACTCATGAATGTGTCAGCTAGAAGGGGATCAAAACAGCAAAAGCATCGTCCTTTCATTGAGCACAAACCAAGGCAGTGATACAATAGTGACAGACTTTTATTTGTGTGGGGACACTGGGCTGGTTGTTAGTCTGCAAACTGGGAATGGTGTTGTTTTCATATCATGAGTTAAACAGCTCATCAACACAGTCCTGTCTTTTCTGGTTATATTGTACGTGCAGTGCATTATACAAGTTGCGTTTGCAAGTGGGTGTTTTCCTCACATCTGAGACATTTTGTTATGAACTTGTTGCTGCTGTGGTTGCAAAGTTGACTGGATCATGTAATACTCTGTGAATGAAGTCCAACTTAGTTTGCATGACTTTATTAGGAGCCTTCTGACAGATGATTTCTTTGTTTTGGGGCACTTCCTGAAAGAAGCAAAGCTGAACATCCATCAGAAAGTGCACAAACAAgcactcagtcagtcagtcagtcagtcagtcattgaCGAAAGCTTTATTTTTTCTGCCATATACGTGTTGTTTTTGGTCATAACCGGATATATAAGTATAAAGACTCTTATTATAAAGGAAGAGAGCTAAATATGTTGCAATGGCTGTTTTTGCACTTTGTTCTCATTGTGAAAACATCTGTTGAAAGAAATAGTTCAGTCTTTTCCTCATTCGAAGACACTCCTGGGTTGTTTTTCTCCTCAGTGGTGTGGGAGAGCCTCAGGTTTCTGCCTTCATTCATTGGGCACAGAGTTGTTGCTCTCAAGTGTAGTCAGGAAATTCAAACCCCGGGCTCCGTcagttttatgttgtgtttctgCACCGTGTCACCTCACTTCTTGATTTGGGTTTTCATAAAAACCTTTTTgcaatttaaaaacataaaatgttaaagaattttgtgatgtttgaaagtttttgctttaaaacacacagcaggaagCTCACAATGCCCCACTTGACCCATTAAGAGGATTAATACAGTGACAGTATTGTTATTTAAATCAAAAAGAAGCGTCTTCATCGGTTGTGTTAAACGCAAACACGTGTTCCAGGACCTGTGCagccacacagagagaaaaagcagTTGAGACGTGCTGTATTATACAGCTTGAGGAAAACATGTTCTCAGTCAGCACAATGGAGTAGGAACCGCCCCTCTGTGCAAGCAGCGAAGCCATGTGATTGcagagaaggacagagagatTTCTATTTCCACAAGAGTCATGCTTTAAAGATCTGTTCCTACTCTCACTAAGTCAACTTTATTTGTGTGGATTTCTGAAGAATGTTAAAACTATAGTTGTGCAAGTTTAGCGTAGTTTTATCAGGACTAGTTTTCCGTCTACAGACAAAGTCATCTGCTGCCGTTCATTCTTGTGGTTTATGACTCCTCTTACAATGAATCAGATAATCACTtccagtgaagaagaagaaacttttattatttcattgtgcTGAACTGATTGTTTCATATCAGTGTAATATTACTTTATGTACTCTTTATGGCACCAGCTGGAAGTTACACTCGCCCATGATTCTGTACTCTTGGAATCAAAACAGCCAAAACAACAATTAAATGAACTGTAACgtaaattcttttttttcttctccttacAGATAATAGTGAAGTGACCGTCCTTCCTGCCGGCAGACATGAATTTCCATTCAGCTTCCAGCTGCCTGAGGAGACGCTAGTCACCTCCTTCGAGGGAAAACACGGCAGCATCCGTTACTGGGTCAAAGTGAAGCTCCACAGGCCGTGGGCCACCGTCAGGAAGATCAAGAAGGAGTTCACAGTCATCGAGCCCATCGACATCAACACGCCGGCCTTACTGGTGAGCACCGCAGCCCTCGCATTTCACGATTGTGCCGCCACACACTTCATGATTCTCTGGGTGTTTTGAGGCACTTGGCTCATTTGGTTTCGTCATTCTCAGGCGCCACAAGCTGGAACGAAGGACAAGATGGCACGGGCGTGGTACCGCAACTTTGGACAGGTGTCTGTAACTGCAAAGATCGACCGCAAAGGCTACACACCAGGTGAGAGTCTGGAATCTAAAACATCTCTTCCTGAAAGCACGTTAAGAATGTCAGCAGTCTCTAACATACTTTCCCCGTCTCTCTTCTCTCCACAGGTGAGGTGATACCCGTCTTTGCGGAGTTCGACAACTCTACCTCCAGATCAGTTGTGCCAAAAGCCTACATCACTCAGACACAGACGTTCATCGCCCGCGGCACCATGAAGCAGAAGCGCTCAGTGGTAGGCACGCTGTGCGGCGATATTGTGGGGGCCAGATGCAGGGAGACGTGGCACGGCCGCGCCATCAAGATCCCACCTGTGGGTCCCTCCATCCTGCAGTGCCGCATCATCAAAGTGGAGTACATGCTCAAGGTGAGCTCAGGCGACAGCAGCTTTACATCTCAGGAATTCACATGCTGTATTCCCTCTTTCCATACACACTGCTCCTGTCACTAAAAAAACTCCTCTTTACCTCCCACCAGGTTTGTGTCGATGTTCCTGGGACATCC
This sequence is a window from Epinephelus lanceolatus isolate andai-2023 chromosome 6, ASM4190304v1, whole genome shotgun sequence. Protein-coding genes within it:
- the arrdc2 gene encoding arrestin domain-containing protein 2 isoform X2; protein product: MTLNTIKTFKLELDGPADAAFTGGEVVSGQVVLELRRDTRVQSMKVQGRGVATAHWLENRGMNSVYNDYTSKITYFRKRQHLIRDNSEVTVLPAGRHEFPFSFQLPEETLVTSFEGKHGSIRYWVKVKLHRPWATVRKIKKEFTVIEPIDINTPALLAPQAGTKDKMARAWYRNFGQVSVTAKIDRKGYTPGEVIPVFAEFDNSTSRSVVPKAYITQTQTFIARGTMKQKRSVVGTLCGDIVGARCRETWHGRAIKIPPVGPSILQCRIIKVEYMLKVCVDVPGTSKLCLELPLVIGTIPLHPFGSRTSSVSSQYSVNLEWLRMAIPEQPEPPPDYSSVVTQEEAEQRNNTVVPQPAEDLSGILERPLMAFVQEFRFRPPPVYSEVDPNPQPLNIRPRCMTC
- the arrdc2 gene encoding arrestin domain-containing protein 2 isoform X1 yields the protein MIFDKVKKFDIVFDSPEVDCPPVFSSGDVVSGRVILDLSGESRVDSLKLHAEGFAKVHWTESRSAGSSTAYTQNYSDEVEYLNRREVLLQADNSEVTVLPAGRHEFPFSFQLPEETLVTSFEGKHGSIRYWVKVKLHRPWATVRKIKKEFTVIEPIDINTPALLAPQAGTKDKMARAWYRNFGQVSVTAKIDRKGYTPGEVIPVFAEFDNSTSRSVVPKAYITQTQTFIARGTMKQKRSVVGTLCGDIVGARCRETWHGRAIKIPPVGPSILQCRIIKVEYMLKVCVDVPGTSKLCLELPLVIGTIPLHPFGSRTSSVSSQYSVNLEWLRMAIPEQPEPPPDYSSVVTQEEAEQRNNTVVPQPAEDLSGILERPLMAFVQEFRFRPPPVYSEVDPNPQPLNIRPRCMTC